The Candidatus Dependentiae bacterium genome includes a window with the following:
- the alaS gene encoding alanine--tRNA ligase codes for MQSLEIRKLFFDFFVSRGHTQVPSSSLIPAQDPTILFTNAGMNQFKDLFLGKETRSYKRAVSIQKCMRAGGKHNDLDNVGFTARHLTFFEMMGNFSFGDYFKKEAIQFAWDFLTGSMKFKPEVMHASVYYKDEEAFEIWNKQVGLPAERIHKLGEADNFWQMGDTGPCGPCSEIYIDRGAKYGCNKPDCKPGCSCDRYLEVWNLVFMQFDRQPDGSDKSLKSPGVDTGMGLERLALLLEGKDTVYETDVFANVISRIEQLTGKKYGQQDKEKKAAFHVLADHIRASSFLIADGATPSNDGRGYVLRKVIRRAALFSKKLIEKPIFPLLVDAVIEDMGSVYPELAQHRARIVMLLEQEVEKFDANLTKGQEMLADYFKEAKNKIVSGSQAFKLYDTYGFPLEITRIIAQEKGFEVDIPSYEKEMEQQRERSGKKETVHEIQLGENIKTDFTGYSDLEAASKITALIVDNHEVEKAPAGSDVWVVASKSPFYVEKGGQVSDQGSLRIDGFQAPLIGLKRIDNAIAARIKTPKPISVGDPVVSIVDKQLRLNTMYNHTATHLLQAALIKFLGSEVRQAGSLVAPDYLRFDFTYHEAISADQIKQVEDLVNEKIRENIPVSITETNYNDAIKRGVMAIFGEKYNPEKVRVIDVPGFSAELCGGTHVRQTGDIGCFKITELTALAAGQKRIVALTGPKAIEMYQQTFTISKKLSTDFKVPVDQVMDAIAKHREQLKSAQDSIRHLKKQMMHLQLPQWRERIENINGIPFLFLSFNDASVDELREIGHELMRTKPGFYFLLNSAQQSSFVALLSPTIKTFALKNVSEWLKTAFNMHGGGKAELLQGGGPGVDAHAFSNELKKWIASKK; via the coding sequence ATGCAATCGCTTGAAATTCGTAAACTCTTTTTCGATTTCTTTGTTAGCCGCGGGCACACACAAGTGCCAAGTTCTTCGCTTATTCCCGCTCAAGATCCAACGATTCTTTTTACTAATGCTGGAATGAATCAGTTTAAAGATCTCTTTTTGGGTAAAGAAACGCGCAGCTATAAACGAGCGGTAAGCATTCAAAAATGCATGCGCGCGGGCGGTAAGCACAACGATCTTGATAATGTTGGGTTTACGGCGCGCCATCTAACTTTTTTTGAAATGATGGGCAATTTCTCTTTTGGCGATTATTTTAAAAAAGAAGCAATTCAATTTGCTTGGGATTTCTTGACCGGCTCGATGAAATTTAAGCCGGAAGTAATGCATGCATCGGTTTATTATAAAGACGAAGAAGCGTTTGAAATTTGGAATAAACAAGTAGGCCTGCCTGCAGAGCGCATTCACAAATTAGGCGAAGCTGATAATTTCTGGCAAATGGGCGATACTGGCCCCTGCGGCCCGTGCTCTGAAATTTATATTGACCGCGGCGCAAAATATGGCTGCAATAAACCGGACTGCAAGCCTGGATGCTCATGCGATCGTTATTTAGAAGTATGGAATTTGGTTTTCATGCAATTCGATCGCCAACCGGATGGCAGCGACAAATCGCTCAAATCGCCCGGCGTTGATACTGGAATGGGGCTTGAGAGACTCGCATTGCTTCTTGAAGGAAAAGATACCGTTTATGAAACCGATGTATTTGCGAACGTTATTTCTCGTATCGAGCAATTAACTGGCAAAAAATATGGACAGCAAGATAAAGAAAAAAAAGCGGCATTTCATGTGCTTGCAGATCACATTCGCGCTTCCAGCTTTTTAATTGCAGATGGCGCAACCCCTTCAAATGATGGTCGCGGTTATGTACTACGCAAAGTTATCCGCCGCGCCGCATTATTTTCTAAAAAATTAATTGAAAAGCCGATTTTTCCGTTGCTTGTTGATGCGGTAATCGAAGATATGGGTTCAGTATACCCTGAGCTTGCGCAGCATCGCGCGCGCATCGTTATGCTTCTTGAACAAGAAGTAGAAAAATTTGATGCGAATTTGACCAAAGGACAGGAAATGCTAGCCGACTATTTTAAAGAAGCAAAAAATAAAATAGTTTCAGGCTCTCAAGCTTTTAAACTCTATGATACGTATGGATTCCCGCTTGAAATAACGCGCATTATTGCGCAAGAAAAAGGGTTTGAAGTTGATATTCCTTCTTATGAAAAAGAGATGGAGCAACAGCGAGAACGCTCAGGAAAAAAGGAAACGGTTCACGAAATTCAACTGGGCGAAAATATTAAAACAGACTTTACCGGTTACTCAGATCTTGAAGCCGCTTCAAAAATTACGGCACTTATTGTCGATAATCATGAAGTGGAAAAAGCGCCAGCTGGCTCCGACGTATGGGTGGTGGCCTCAAAATCACCATTTTATGTTGAGAAGGGCGGGCAAGTAAGTGACCAAGGTTCTCTCAGAATCGATGGGTTTCAAGCGCCATTGATTGGTTTAAAGAGAATAGATAATGCGATCGCTGCACGGATAAAAACCCCAAAGCCAATTTCGGTAGGTGATCCAGTTGTATCGATCGTAGATAAACAGCTTCGATTAAATACTATGTACAATCATACCGCAACACATTTGCTTCAAGCTGCGCTCATTAAATTTCTGGGAAGCGAAGTGCGCCAAGCTGGTTCGCTGGTGGCTCCCGATTATTTACGTTTCGATTTTACGTATCATGAAGCAATTTCTGCAGATCAAATAAAACAAGTCGAAGATTTAGTTAACGAAAAAATTAGAGAAAATATTCCAGTTTCTATCACCGAAACAAACTATAATGATGCAATAAAGCGCGGCGTAATGGCGATTTTTGGAGAAAAATATAATCCAGAAAAAGTTCGTGTGATCGATGTACCAGGATTTTCTGCAGAGCTTTGCGGCGGAACGCACGTGCGCCAAACGGGCGATATTGGTTGCTTCAAAATTACTGAACTAACAGCGCTTGCAGCTGGGCAAAAACGAATTGTCGCGCTCACTGGCCCTAAGGCGATAGAAATGTATCAGCAAACGTTTACCATTTCAAAAAAATTGAGCACCGATTTTAAAGTGCCGGTTGATCAAGTAATGGATGCGATTGCAAAACATCGTGAGCAATTGAAATCTGCGCAAGATTCAATACGACACCTAAAGAAACAAATGATGCATTTGCAGCTTCCCCAGTGGCGCGAACGCATTGAAAATATTAACGGCATTCCATTTTTATTCTTATCATTCAATGATGCTTCAGTTGATGAATTGCGCGAAATTGGGCATGAATTAATGCGTACAAAACCAGGATTTTACTTCTTGTTGAACTCTGCGCAGCAAAGTTCATTTGTGGCACTTCTTTCGCCAACAATAAAAACGTTTGCGCTGAAAAATGTTTCAGAATGGCTCAAAACAGCATTCAATATGCACGGCGGCGGAAAAGCAGAATTGCTTCAAGGCGGCGGCCCGGGAGTTGATGCTCATGCATTTTCTAACGAGCTTAAAAAATGGATAGCAAGCAAAAAATAA
- a CDS encoding UDP-N-acetylmuramoyl-L-alanyl-D-glutamate--2,6-diaminopimelate ligase has protein sequence MKTQGILPFIFPVACHTNNVGGSSIFVAVKGMKDDGVNHIPEALSRGARIIVVAHDAHISDEIQCLIQKSQALLLRTDNPRRALAQLSAHALNYPAHALKIIGITGTKGKTTTAFLLAHLLRSAGKKVALLSSVHNMIDAEILPTELTTQHPDYLHVFFDACKKNNIEYVVMETAAQAFSLDRVFDLFFDGVIFTNFSKEHAEFYPNQESYFEAKCQIFAQSKKNAPVFINADDAHYEELKKKCAAAQSFSLRTESLIKGEIISNDWNGLKLKIVLDGKDYQFLCPALLGEFNAYNILAAISMAHRIGIDAETIFKTCISFNGVPGRLELYKLPNGARGIIDKAHNASSFEAVLSALRPLTNKLIVVFGAGGDRDATKRPFMGAIASNYADLVIITSDNPRSEKLATIIGQIMAGIDEQKLNKTIIIENREKAILHAYANSSSGSIIALLGKGPDEYELVSGVKTYFSERSILQSLPIKETL, from the coding sequence ATGAAAACGCAGGGCATTTTACCATTTATCTTTCCCGTTGCATGCCATACCAATAATGTTGGTGGATCTTCTATTTTTGTAGCCGTTAAAGGTATGAAAGATGATGGGGTTAATCATATTCCTGAAGCATTATCACGCGGTGCACGCATTATCGTTGTTGCGCATGATGCGCACATTTCAGATGAAATTCAATGTTTGATTCAAAAATCACAAGCACTTTTATTGCGCACCGATAATCCACGCCGCGCGCTTGCCCAATTGAGTGCGCATGCGCTAAATTATCCTGCGCATGCGTTGAAAATAATAGGTATTACGGGCACTAAAGGAAAAACGACCACCGCATTTTTGCTTGCGCATCTTTTGCGCAGTGCAGGAAAGAAAGTTGCGCTGCTTAGTTCTGTGCATAATATGATCGATGCTGAAATTCTTCCAACCGAACTTACAACGCAACATCCTGATTATTTGCACGTGTTTTTTGATGCGTGCAAAAAAAACAATATTGAATATGTCGTGATGGAAACCGCTGCGCAAGCATTTTCGCTCGATCGTGTTTTTGATTTATTTTTTGATGGCGTTATATTTACGAATTTCTCAAAAGAGCATGCGGAATTTTATCCAAATCAGGAATCGTATTTCGAGGCAAAATGCCAGATTTTTGCGCAATCCAAAAAAAATGCACCAGTTTTTATAAATGCTGATGATGCGCATTACGAAGAACTTAAAAAAAAATGTGCTGCTGCGCAATCGTTTTCTTTGCGTACGGAGAGCTTGATCAAGGGTGAAATTATTTCAAACGATTGGAATGGCCTGAAATTAAAAATTGTGCTTGATGGCAAAGATTATCAATTTCTTTGCCCGGCGCTTTTGGGCGAATTTAATGCGTATAATATTTTGGCAGCAATAAGTATGGCTCATCGTATTGGTATTGATGCTGAAACTATTTTTAAAACATGCATATCGTTTAACGGAGTTCCTGGGCGGCTTGAATTGTATAAACTTCCAAACGGTGCACGCGGCATTATTGATAAAGCGCATAATGCATCTTCATTTGAGGCGGTGCTTTCTGCGTTGCGTCCATTAACAAATAAATTAATCGTTGTATTTGGTGCGGGCGGCGATCGTGATGCAACAAAGCGACCATTTATGGGCGCGATTGCAAGTAATTATGCCGATTTAGTAATTATCACTTCAGATAATCCTCGATCAGAAAAATTGGCTACCATTATTGGACAAATTATGGCCGGGATTGATGAACAAAAATTAAACAAAACTATTATTATTGAAAATCGCGAAAAAGCAATTCTGCACGCATATGCAAATTCTTCGAGCGGCTCGATTATTGCGTTGCTTGGTAAAGGGCCAGACGAATATGAATTAGTGAGCGGCGTAAAAACTTATTTTAGTGAGCGATCTATTTTACAATCGCTCCCCATAAAGGAAACGTTGTGA
- a CDS encoding cyclase family protein, translating to MNIIDISWPIIAGMTEYKNRASVQIKKLKSVVHDRIAESEICLHSHTGTHIDAPSHFLNDGKTIENVSLDSLVGSCRVIDLMHVKDAITRSDIETHEIKNGERILLKTKNSEHSFTEPFDASFIYLAADAARFLIDKKIKTIGIDYLGIERAQPKHDTHESLMKADITIIEGLRLEHVPAGNYELYCLPLLMPGIDAAPARAILMKR from the coding sequence GTGAATATTATCGATATTAGTTGGCCAATAATTGCTGGCATGACCGAATATAAAAACCGCGCGAGCGTGCAAATAAAGAAATTAAAATCTGTTGTACATGACCGAATTGCAGAATCTGAAATTTGTTTGCATAGCCACACCGGCACACATATCGATGCGCCATCTCATTTTTTAAACGATGGTAAAACCATAGAAAACGTATCGCTTGACTCGTTGGTTGGTAGCTGCCGCGTCATTGATTTAATGCATGTTAAAGATGCAATTACGCGAAGTGATATTGAAACTCACGAAATTAAAAATGGCGAGCGAATTTTATTGAAAACAAAAAATAGTGAGCATTCTTTTACAGAGCCGTTTGATGCATCATTTATTTATCTTGCTGCAGATGCTGCTCGTTTTTTAATAGATAAAAAAATAAAAACAATCGGTATCGATTATTTAGGAATTGAGCGCGCCCAACCCAAACATGATACGCATGAATCTCTGATGAAAGCGGATATCACGATTATTGAAGGTTTGCGTTTAGAGCACGTACCGGCAGGAAATTATGAACTTTATTGCTTGCCACTTTTAATGCCCGGAATCGATGCAGCTCCCGCTCGCGCGATCTTAATGAAGCGATAA
- a CDS encoding DJ-1/PfpI family protein has product MNVVKDKKVVLIIASEGFQPIEYLETKKQLEAQGVKVLTASDRAGGAIATDNSTAPVDTTIDQLDGNQYDGIFLIGGSGALECLDNSTTAHLITQAKHSDAPYGAICISTRILAKAGALTGKKATGWNGDNALGVIYKLHGVDYQEEKKIVTDGLIVTAAGPEDAKDFAQGIIRVLTKKELQ; this is encoded by the coding sequence ATGAACGTAGTAAAAGATAAAAAAGTAGTATTGATTATCGCGAGTGAAGGATTCCAGCCAATTGAATATCTGGAAACGAAAAAACAGCTTGAGGCACAAGGTGTAAAAGTACTCACCGCAAGCGATCGAGCTGGCGGCGCAATCGCGACCGACAATTCAACTGCACCGGTCGATACAACAATCGACCAACTTGATGGCAACCAATATGATGGTATTTTTTTAATTGGTGGTTCAGGCGCGCTTGAATGTTTGGATAATTCCACAACAGCCCATTTGATCACGCAAGCAAAACACAGCGATGCTCCCTATGGAGCGATTTGCATTTCTACGCGAATTCTTGCAAAAGCTGGCGCACTCACTGGTAAAAAAGCTACCGGATGGAACGGCGATAACGCTTTGGGCGTTATATACAAATTGCACGGCGTAGATTACCAAGAAGAAAAAAAGATTGTTACCGATGGGTTGATAGTTACAGCAGCAGGCCCCGAAGATGCAAAAGATTTTGCGCAAGGCATAATTCGTGTGCTCACTAAAAAAGAATTGCAGTAG
- a CDS encoding aminoacyl-tRNA hydrolase: protein MQIAPITALKDIKAIIGLGNPGPKFARTRHNIGFMIVDALADQANASWHAKGNMEVAAIEINGNKVILVKPQTFMNVSGKVLPELAKQGIKKENILVIHDELELPFGKLKVRAGGSAKGHNGLKSIIELVGPEFARLSVGIDRPANREQVPDYVLQNFSQNSADLDAMIDQAIQKIEEICI, encoded by the coding sequence ATGCAAATCGCTCCAATAACAGCGTTAAAAGATATTAAAGCAATTATCGGGCTAGGAAATCCTGGCCCGAAATTTGCCCGTACGCGGCACAATATCGGTTTTATGATCGTTGATGCACTGGCAGATCAAGCAAATGCTTCGTGGCACGCCAAAGGAAATATGGAAGTTGCCGCTATAGAGATCAATGGCAATAAAGTTATTTTGGTTAAACCACAAACGTTTATGAATGTATCAGGAAAAGTTTTACCCGAACTGGCCAAGCAAGGCATCAAAAAAGAAAATATTCTCGTGATTCACGATGAATTGGAATTGCCGTTTGGTAAACTTAAGGTACGCGCAGGCGGCAGCGCCAAAGGGCATAATGGATTGAAATCCATTATCGAACTCGTCGGCCCGGAATTTGCACGCCTCTCTGTCGGCATCGATCGCCCCGCAAATCGAGAACAAGTGCCCGATTATGTATTGCAAAATTTTTCGCAAAATTCTGCAGATCTTGATGCAATGATTGATCAGGCTATACAAAAAATTGAAGAAATATGCATTTAA
- a CDS encoding OmpH family outer membrane protein, with the protein MKSVCIKTYLTLFTMLLCPKMYSMAGVAQMPSDKKVADLSIKDLQQVIKDTIQSLLAFVDPYSILQKLDEVKDAEQKLKADFETKERQIVDIQNKIKQKEAEFQAKAPALSPDAREKYQSDIMSLRAQGQTKMEGLQTFVQQAQQELEMRFFKKIQEAAEEVANEEGIILVQGAGIVYGSKALNISDKVSARMNKKYNEEKRKSMKPVLTPAAQPSSLPTAPK; encoded by the coding sequence ATGAAATCGGTCTGCATCAAAACGTATCTAACTCTCTTTACAATGCTGCTCTGCCCCAAAATGTATTCAATGGCGGGAGTTGCTCAAATGCCTTCAGATAAAAAAGTTGCCGATCTTTCAATAAAAGATTTGCAACAAGTGATTAAGGATACCATACAAAGCTTGCTCGCGTTCGTAGATCCATATTCAATTTTGCAAAAACTTGATGAAGTAAAAGATGCTGAGCAAAAACTCAAAGCGGATTTTGAAACAAAAGAGCGTCAGATTGTTGATATTCAAAATAAGATCAAACAAAAAGAGGCAGAATTTCAAGCAAAGGCTCCTGCACTTAGCCCCGATGCTCGTGAAAAATATCAATCCGATATTATGAGCTTACGCGCACAAGGGCAAACAAAAATGGAAGGCTTGCAAACGTTCGTGCAACAAGCGCAACAAGAGCTCGAAATGCGTTTCTTTAAAAAAATCCAAGAGGCTGCTGAAGAAGTTGCAAATGAAGAAGGAATCATTCTCGTGCAAGGCGCCGGCATTGTATACGGTTCTAAAGCGCTCAATATTTCTGATAAAGTTTCAGCTCGCATGAATAAAAAATACAACGAAGAAAAACGCAAAAGCATGAAACCAGTACTAACTCCAGCTGCGCAACCATCTTCATTGCCAACAGCACCAAAATAA
- a CDS encoding HIT domain-containing protein has product MEKLYSPWRNSYVRGVHGQKKENNAEEKCPFCEQYAANDDAYYGILLRAKHHFVMMNAYPYSGGHLLIISNEHTPGIEELSKESRAELMELASFATALLKKELNAQGINLGANLGKAAGAGIPAHFHFHVLPRWVGDTNFFPLIGETKQVSTDLKKIYEQLLPAFSGFKN; this is encoded by the coding sequence ATGGAAAAGTTATATTCTCCGTGGCGCAATTCGTATGTCCGCGGCGTACATGGCCAAAAAAAAGAAAATAATGCTGAAGAAAAATGTCCGTTTTGCGAGCAATATGCTGCTAACGACGACGCATACTATGGTATTTTACTCAGAGCAAAGCATCATTTTGTGATGATGAACGCGTATCCTTATTCTGGCGGGCATCTGCTTATTATTTCAAATGAGCACACGCCCGGAATTGAAGAATTGAGCAAAGAATCGCGTGCAGAATTAATGGAATTGGCGTCTTTTGCTACAGCTCTACTTAAAAAAGAACTGAATGCTCAGGGAATAAACCTTGGGGCCAATTTAGGAAAAGCGGCAGGCGCCGGCATTCCTGCCCATTTTCATTTTCACGTACTTCCCCGCTGGGTTGGCGACACTAATTTTTTCCCCTTAATTGGAGAAACAAAGCAAGTGAGTACCGATTTGAAAAAGATTTATGAACAACTACTGCCCGCATTTAGCGGGTTCAAAAATTAA